Proteins encoded within one genomic window of Gadus macrocephalus chromosome 16, ASM3116895v1:
- the srsf1a gene encoding serine/arginine-rich splicing factor 1A, with the protein MSGSVVRGPAGNNDCRIYVGNLPPDIRTKDVEDVFYKYGAIRDIDLKNRRGGPPFAFIEFEDPRDADDAVYGRDGYDYDGYRLRVEFPRSGRGSGRGGGGGGGGFGGGDGGGRGGGGGGGDRGGGGGGGGGGIGAPRGRYGPPSRRSEYRVIVSGLPQSGSWQDLKDHMREAGDVCYADVFRDGTGVVEFVRKEDMTYAVRKLDNTKFRSHEGETAYIRVKVDGPRSPSYGRSRSRSRGSRSRSPTSRSATRSRSNSRTRGRGSPRYSPRHSRSRSRS; encoded by the exons ATGTCAGGGAGCGTTGTGCGAGGACCCGCGGGGAACAACGACTGCCGGATCTACGTGGGGAACCTCCCGCCTGACATTCGCACTAAGGACGTGGAGGACGTGTTCTACAAATACGGAGCGATAAGGGACATCGACCTGAAGAACCGGAGAGGAGGACCCCCGTTCGCCTTTATTGAATTCGAAGACCCCAG GGACGCAGACGACGCAGTTTACGGACGCGACGGCTATGATTACGATGGTTACAGACTCCGCGTTGAGTTCCCCCGGAGCGGAAGGGGGTCggggagaggtgggggcggcggcggaggaggattcggcggtggtgatggaggaggaagaggaggaggaggaggtggtggtgatcgcggcggcggcggcggcggcggcggcggcggcatcgGTGCTCCAAGGGGCAGATACGGGCCTCCATCCAGGCGCTCCGAATACAGAGTCATTGTCTCCG gtCTACCCCAGAGCGGCAGCTGGCAGGACCTCAAGGACCACATGCGTGAGGCGGGAGACGTGTGCTACGCCGACGTCTTCAGGGACGGCACCGGCGTGGTCGAGTTTGTGCGCAAGGAAGACATGACGTACGCCGTGAGAAAACTGGACAACACCAAATTCCGCTCGCACGAG GGAGAGACCGCGTACATTCGCGTGAAAGTCGACGGCCCCCGGAGCCCGAGCTACGGCCGCTCCCGGTCCCGGAGCCGCGGCAGCCGCAGCAGGAGCCCCACCAGCCGCAGCGCCACCCGCAGCCGCAGCAACTCCCGAACCCGTGGCCGAGGATCGCCGCGCTACTCCCCCCGGCACAGccgctcccgctcccgctcctaA